In a genomic window of Chryseobacterium sp. G0162:
- a CDS encoding regulatory protein RecX: protein MHMEKKSFTFDEIKQKLVSYCVYQDRCHAEVEQKMREFLLIEEAKEEIILYLMKENYLNEERFTRSYIRGKFYIKHWGRNKIRMNLKQKQISEKLISMCFDEIYEDDYIKTITRIYEDYSSKQKGLQEYQKKVKTIKYLMSRGFEYEKINDIFD, encoded by the coding sequence AAATCTTTTACTTTTGATGAAATCAAGCAGAAACTGGTCAGTTATTGTGTGTATCAGGATCGCTGTCATGCGGAGGTGGAGCAGAAAATGAGAGAATTTCTCCTGATTGAAGAGGCAAAAGAAGAAATTATTCTCTATCTGATGAAAGAAAATTACCTCAATGAAGAAAGGTTTACCAGAAGCTATATCAGAGGGAAATTTTACATTAAACATTGGGGAAGGAATAAGATCAGAATGAACCTTAAGCAGAAGCAAATCTCTGAAAAACTGATCAGTATGTGTTTTGATGAAATATATGAAGATGATTACATCAAAACGATCACAAGAATCTATGAAGACTATTCTTCAAAACAGAAAGGATTGCAGGAATATCAGAAAAAAGTGAAGACTATAAAATATTTAATGAGCAGAGGCTTTGAATATGAGAAAATAAATGATATTTTTGACTAA
- a CDS encoding nucleotide sugar dehydrogenase: protein MKSYNIAIIGQGYVGLPLSLEFAHHYPVLGFDINTERINELNNGHDTTLEADIDKLKDCLNRYNESKGTIGYRGTSNIREIADCNVFVVTVPTPIDKYNAPDLNPLLTASKMLGEIIKKGDIVIYESTVFPGCTEEECVPILEKYSELKFNEDFFVGYSPERINPGDKINTLTNVMKVTSGSTAEIAQEVDDLYKKIITAGTHKAPSIRVAEASKAIENAQRDVNISFVNELALIFDRMGIDTNDVLEAAGTKYNFLKYKPGLVGGHCISVDPYYLAHKAEQLGYHPDVILSGRRVNDSIAKFIASKVVKLLIAKGNVIKNSQALILGVTFKENCPDVRNTKVIDIYNELKDYGVEVDIFDPWADKEEVKHEYGVTILDQFKENKKYDSIIIAVSHKEFLTLDFEKIKKEDSIIFDTKACIDRSLVDARL from the coding sequence ATGAAATCATATAATATAGCCATTATAGGACAAGGGTATGTAGGATTACCTTTGTCTTTGGAATTTGCTCATCATTATCCGGTTTTGGGTTTTGATATTAATACAGAAAGAATTAATGAGCTTAATAATGGTCATGATACGACATTAGAAGCAGATATTGATAAACTTAAAGATTGTTTAAACCGTTATAATGAGTCAAAAGGAACTATTGGTTATAGAGGAACAAGTAATATTCGGGAAATTGCCGACTGTAATGTTTTTGTTGTAACGGTACCTACACCTATTGATAAATATAATGCTCCGGACCTGAACCCATTGCTTACAGCTTCAAAGATGCTGGGAGAAATTATCAAGAAAGGAGATATTGTCATATATGAATCTACTGTTTTCCCTGGCTGTACTGAAGAAGAATGTGTTCCAATTCTGGAAAAATATTCAGAATTAAAATTTAATGAAGACTTCTTTGTAGGATATTCCCCTGAAAGAATCAATCCGGGAGATAAAATAAATACCTTAACCAATGTAATGAAAGTCACTTCCGGATCTACAGCTGAAATAGCACAGGAAGTTGACGATTTATATAAAAAAATAATTACAGCAGGTACTCACAAAGCGCCTAGTATTAGAGTAGCAGAAGCTTCAAAAGCGATTGAAAATGCTCAACGAGATGTAAACATTTCTTTTGTTAATGAGTTGGCCCTTATCTTTGATAGAATGGGGATTGATACCAATGACGTTCTTGAAGCAGCTGGAACAAAATATAATTTTCTGAAATATAAACCTGGCCTTGTTGGAGGACACTGTATTTCTGTAGATCCATATTATCTGGCACATAAAGCTGAGCAATTGGGCTATCATCCGGACGTTATATTATCAGGGCGTAGGGTAAATGATTCAATTGCAAAATTTATAGCATCAAAAGTGGTAAAATTGCTTATAGCTAAAGGAAATGTTATCAAAAATTCTCAAGCTTTAATTTTAGGAGTAACTTTTAAAGAAAATTGTCCTGATGTAAGAAATACAAAAGTGATTGACATTTATAATGAATTAAAAGATTATGGGGTAGAGGTAGATATTTTTGATCCGTGGGCAGATAAAGAAGAAGTAAAACATGAATATGGGGTAACTATTCTAGATCAGTTTAAGGAAAATAAAAAATATGATTCAATTATCATTGCTGTATCTCACAAAGAATTTCTCACATTAGATTTTGAAAAAATAAAAAAAGAGGATAGTATTATTTTTGATACTAAAGCTTGTATTGATCGAAGTTTAGTAGATGCAAGGCTCTAA
- a CDS encoding polysaccharide biosynthesis/export family protein: MKSKILGLFSILLLVSCKVKDNAQNDLNYMQNIEQVAIESSAKNSGNTIQTGDQLVILITAKDMDVVKPFNQSYSSSEMVQPSNTNAGGNMPSQGTTTITGPTYIVDNNGNIDFPVIGTINTTGKTLIDVKNELKEKVSQYVINPTVSVRLTNFKITVLGEVNRQGDYTITNGQATIWNALGLAGDLTGYGKRTDVLVVRTEDGKVTHGRINLQDANLINSPFFNLKQGDAIIVQSTKAKEIVSRQNPNTGLYLTAISIGVTALAVVIGLFKK; the protein is encoded by the coding sequence ATGAAAAGTAAAATATTAGGACTGTTTTCTATACTCTTATTAGTATCATGTAAGGTTAAAGATAATGCTCAGAATGATTTAAACTATATGCAGAATATAGAACAAGTGGCTATTGAATCATCTGCAAAAAATTCTGGTAATACAATACAGACAGGAGATCAGCTGGTTATCCTGATTACCGCTAAAGATATGGATGTAGTAAAGCCATTTAATCAGAGCTATTCTTCTTCTGAAATGGTTCAGCCTAGTAATACCAATGCAGGAGGCAATATGCCTAGCCAGGGAACAACAACAATAACAGGACCTACTTATATTGTAGATAATAATGGTAATATCGATTTTCCGGTTATTGGTACAATTAATACAACAGGTAAGACACTGATTGATGTTAAAAATGAATTAAAAGAAAAAGTAAGCCAATATGTTATTAACCCAACTGTAAGTGTAAGACTTACTAACTTTAAAATTACAGTACTTGGGGAGGTTAACAGGCAAGGAGATTATACCATTACTAACGGACAGGCAACTATTTGGAATGCTTTAGGACTTGCTGGTGATTTAACCGGATATGGAAAAAGAACAGACGTATTGGTGGTAAGAACTGAAGATGGAAAAGTTACTCATGGTAGAATTAATCTACAGGACGCTAACTTGATTAATTCTCCGTTTTTTAATTTAAAACAAGGTGACGCCATTATTGTTCAGTCAACTAAAGCAAAAGAAATAGTATCAAGACAGAATCCTAATACAGGACTTTACCTTACTGCTATTTCTATTGGTGTGACAGCTCTTGCTGTTGTTATTGGTTTGTTTAAAAAATAA
- a CDS encoding polysaccharide biosynthesis protein, translating to MYNSLRKKIFGGDNVVNLSDVRYLPRWIILVIDIIILVISLFLSTYIIEKITQKEFIYHQDKSIVFAFIILVNTFFMYIFKTYAGIIRHSTFIDLFKLLVSCFSTMFVVATINVVYFWTTGGKFILTPYLVLYFVISFMGLFLFRLYVKEFFHIVREYRRSALKKRILVLGIDEQSIAIARAILDNPNLPYQVVGFLTQRTDSKRASLLGKPIYAKEKIETSTKDDLVIDGVIIVKEMMAKDEMNSWVNLFLEKDLNVFKAPSVQKLRDSDLGGSIRNLQIEDLLNRKPIKIENEEVKSRHYGKNVLVTGGAGSIGSEIIRQVAQFTPSLIVVLDQAETPLYDIELEMKEKFPHIRFKFVLADVSNIHRIEPLFQTYNFSMVYHAAAYKHVPLVEDNPNEAIRVNVLGSKNIAVLSSRYKVNRFVMISTDKAVNPTNVMGASKRAAELFVQSLQHAEGNTTKFITTRFGNVLGSNGSVIPHFKKQIEAGGPVTITHPDIVRYFMTIPEACELVLQAGTMGQGGEIFVFDMGEPVKILDLARRMIKLSGFEPNIDIKIIYTGLRPGEKLYEELLSDNAKTLPTHNEKIMVSKDPTMSFSEIERLVNQITEASVMQEKVEVVKILKLIVPEFISNNSIYEVLDK from the coding sequence ATGTACAATTCTCTTAGAAAAAAAATATTTGGAGGAGATAATGTTGTCAATCTCTCAGACGTAAGATATCTTCCTAGATGGATAATATTGGTAATAGATATTATTATCCTGGTTATATCCCTATTTCTTTCTACTTATATTATAGAAAAAATTACACAAAAAGAATTTATTTACCATCAGGATAAAAGTATTGTTTTTGCTTTTATAATCTTGGTGAACACTTTCTTTATGTATATTTTTAAAACGTATGCCGGGATCATCAGGCATTCAACTTTTATAGATCTGTTCAAATTACTTGTATCGTGTTTCAGTACGATGTTTGTTGTTGCTACAATTAATGTAGTATACTTTTGGACTACAGGTGGAAAGTTTATTTTAACTCCTTATCTGGTACTGTATTTTGTGATCTCTTTTATGGGATTATTTCTCTTTAGACTTTATGTTAAAGAATTTTTTCACATTGTAAGAGAATACAGAAGAAGTGCATTGAAAAAACGGATTTTAGTACTGGGAATTGATGAACAATCTATTGCTATTGCAAGAGCCATTTTAGATAACCCCAATCTTCCTTATCAGGTAGTTGGTTTTTTAACACAGAGAACCGATTCAAAAAGAGCATCATTGCTTGGAAAGCCAATCTATGCAAAAGAAAAGATTGAGACTAGTACAAAAGATGATCTTGTTATTGACGGGGTTATTATTGTAAAAGAAATGATGGCAAAGGATGAAATGAATTCCTGGGTCAATTTATTTTTAGAGAAAGATCTGAATGTATTTAAAGCTCCTTCTGTTCAAAAATTGAGAGATAGTGATTTAGGCGGATCAATAAGAAATCTTCAAATTGAGGACCTTCTTAATAGAAAACCTATCAAGATTGAGAACGAGGAAGTTAAAAGCAGACATTACGGTAAAAATGTATTAGTTACCGGGGGAGCTGGTTCAATAGGGAGCGAAATTATCCGACAGGTAGCTCAGTTTACCCCTTCTTTGATTGTTGTACTTGATCAGGCTGAAACCCCATTATATGATATTGAACTTGAAATGAAGGAGAAATTTCCTCATATCAGATTTAAATTTGTATTAGCTGATGTTTCCAATATTCACAGAATTGAGCCGTTATTCCAGACGTATAACTTTTCAATGGTATACCATGCTGCAGCTTATAAGCATGTTCCTCTTGTAGAAGATAATCCAAACGAGGCAATCCGTGTAAATGTTTTAGGATCAAAAAATATAGCTGTTTTATCCAGTCGTTACAAGGTCAACAGATTTGTAATGATTTCAACAGATAAGGCGGTAAATCCTACCAATGTAATGGGAGCCTCGAAAAGGGCAGCCGAATTATTTGTTCAGTCTTTACAACACGCTGAAGGTAATACAACAAAATTTATTACCACAAGATTCGGAAATGTTTTGGGGTCAAATGGATCTGTTATTCCTCATTTCAAAAAACAGATTGAGGCAGGTGGGCCTGTTACCATCACCCACCCTGATATTGTAAGATACTTTATGACCATTCCTGAAGCATGTGAACTTGTTCTTCAGGCTGGAACTATGGGACAGGGAGGAGAAATCTTTGTTTTTGATATGGGTGAACCTGTGAAGATTCTTGATTTAGCAAGAAGAATGATAAAACTATCAGGTTTTGAGCCTAATATTGATATCAAAATTATTTATACGGGATTAAGACCAGGGGAAAAACTATACGAAGAACTCCTAAGTGATAATGCAAAAACGCTTCCTACACATAATGAAAAAATTATGGTTTCTAAAGATCCTACCATGTCGTTTTCGGAAATAGAACGTTTGGTAAATCAGATAACGGAAGCCTCTGTAATGCAGGAAAAAGTAGAAGTTGTTAAGATTCTTAAGCTTATCGTACCAGAATTTATAAGTAATAATTCTATCTACGAGGTTTTGGATAAATAG